A window of Ipomoea triloba cultivar NCNSP0323 chromosome 2, ASM357664v1 contains these coding sequences:
- the LOC116010962 gene encoding uncharacterized protein LOC116010962, whose translation MAEPWVGDRRGRVADPGEGSAVPGKLNTALLFKKKKIDRLKVARFWEALGADFALGPDRSWGDVHLLFFPILQLNHFYLLCVDFKTERLEIIDSSASTEATRVKYGDTPENVKLLLTEYFASVGEKFKSIICENLKCKRMPMKWRDTGNEVDCGVYLMWHMESYVGERVTKWDCGLTRGDRLQFQMLRLRYISLFRWKVDS comes from the exons ATGGCGGAACCATGGGTTGGAGATCGACGAGGCAGGGTTGCCGATCCGGGAGAGGGTTCGGCGGTTCCAGGTAAG TTAAACACTGCGCtgttgttcaaaaaaaaaaaaatagacaggCTGAAGGTGGCTAGGTTTTGGGAGGCATTGGGAGCTGATTTTGCACTTGGCCCTGATAGATCATGGGGTGATGTTCATCTT CTTTTCTTTCCCATCCTTCAACTCAATCATTTCTACCTCTTATGTGTCGACTTCAAAACCGAGCGACTTGAAATTATTGATAGTTCTGCTTCCACTGAGGCCACCCGGGTGAAGTATGGTGACACCCCTGAAAATGTG aAGCTGTTGTTGACCGAATATTTCGCATCTGTTGGTGAGAAGTTCAAGTCGATTATTTGTGAGAATTTGAAGTGTAAAAGGATGCCAATGAAGTGGCGGGACACCGGGAACGAGGTGGACTGTGGAGTGTATCTTATGTGGCACATGGAGAGTTATGTTGGTGAAAGAGTTACTAAATGGGATTGTGGGTTGACGAGGGGTGATAGATTGCAATTTCAGATGCTACGTTTGCGTTATATCAGTTTGTTTAGATGGAAAGTTGATAgttaa